Proteins encoded by one window of Myxococcus guangdongensis:
- a CDS encoding oxidoreductase, translating to MSEPARSQPPLRVALLGYGFAGKSFHAPLLRTVEGLSLHVIASSRPEAVHADLPAVTVLPSTLEAATHPDVDLVVVATPNEQHVPLAQAALRAGKHVVVDKPMAVTLEDTRSLAALAQSQGRLLSAFHNRRWDSDFLELRALLAQGTLGRVTHVESRFDRFRPEVRQRWREQPVPGAGIWFDLGPHLVDQALQLFGLPDTVHALLSIHRDGATVDDWCQVTLQYPQRHVVLQASMLIAGGMPRFAVHGTKGSWLKHGMDTQADRLIAGELPGAKDWGEDVWPGRLIEGPTGASRGTTAPRGDYRQYYAGIRDAVRGIGPNPVTPAQAVAVAAVLEAGVLSARSGREQRLSLTESERSSFQAKASAPH from the coding sequence ATGAGTGAGCCCGCGCGTTCCCAGCCTCCGCTCCGCGTCGCCCTGTTGGGTTACGGCTTCGCGGGCAAGTCCTTCCACGCCCCGTTGCTGCGCACGGTCGAGGGCCTCTCGCTGCACGTCATCGCGTCCAGTCGGCCCGAGGCTGTCCATGCGGACCTGCCCGCCGTGACCGTGCTCCCCTCCACGCTCGAGGCGGCCACGCATCCGGACGTGGACCTGGTCGTGGTGGCCACGCCGAACGAGCAGCACGTCCCACTCGCCCAGGCGGCCCTGCGCGCGGGCAAGCACGTGGTCGTCGACAAGCCGATGGCGGTGACGCTGGAGGACACGCGCTCCCTCGCGGCGCTGGCGCAGTCACAGGGGCGTCTGTTGTCCGCGTTCCACAATCGCCGCTGGGACAGCGACTTCCTCGAACTGAGGGCGCTGCTCGCCCAGGGCACGCTGGGCCGGGTGACGCATGTCGAGTCTCGCTTCGACCGCTTCCGGCCCGAGGTTCGCCAGCGCTGGCGCGAACAGCCCGTCCCCGGCGCGGGCATCTGGTTCGACCTGGGACCGCATCTGGTGGACCAGGCCCTGCAACTGTTCGGACTGCCGGACACCGTGCACGCCCTGCTGTCCATCCACCGCGACGGCGCCACCGTGGATGACTGGTGTCAGGTGACGCTCCAGTACCCCCAGCGCCACGTCGTGCTCCAGGCGTCCATGCTCATCGCGGGTGGAATGCCTCGCTTCGCGGTGCACGGCACGAAGGGCTCCTGGCTCAAGCACGGCATGGACACTCAAGCGGACCGTCTCATCGCGGGGGAACTCCCGGGCGCAAAGGACTGGGGAGAGGATGTCTGGCCCGGTCGTCTCATCGAAGGGCCGACGGGCGCGTCACGAGGAACGACGGCTCCTCGTGGCGACTATCGCCAGTACTACGCAGGCATCCGGGACGCCGTGCGTGGCATCGGCCCCAATCCCGTGACGCCCGCGCAGGCCGTGGCCGTCGCGGCCGTGCTGGAGGCGGGTGTCCTCTCCGCGCGGAGTGGCCGCGAGCAGCGTCTGTCTTTGACCGAGTCCGAGCGCTCCAGCTTCCAAGCCAAAGCCTCCGCGCCTCACTGA
- a CDS encoding c-type cytochrome has product MKGTWVGVATLGVLSLAGCEQDETRPNYEYAPDMVSSVPYDSFASNPNTADGKTLLTPAKGTVPRGHVPLKLVSGTEAAEKAGKELRNPYPASPEVLARGQTAFQRYCTPCHGSGGLGDGPVTARFPVPPSLLAEHAMELPDGRIFHIITHGQGLMPAHGSQVAPEDRWKLVHYLRSLQNPARTARKETP; this is encoded by the coding sequence CGGGGTGTGAGCAGGACGAGACGCGCCCCAATTACGAGTACGCGCCGGACATGGTGTCCTCGGTGCCGTACGACAGCTTCGCGAGCAACCCGAACACGGCGGACGGCAAGACGCTGCTGACGCCGGCGAAGGGCACGGTGCCGCGTGGGCACGTGCCGCTGAAGCTGGTCTCCGGGACGGAGGCCGCGGAGAAGGCGGGCAAGGAGCTGCGCAATCCGTATCCGGCGTCGCCGGAGGTGCTGGCGCGAGGGCAGACGGCGTTCCAGCGCTATTGCACGCCGTGCCACGGCTCTGGCGGCTTGGGAGATGGCCCGGTGACGGCGCGCTTCCCGGTGCCGCCGTCGTTGCTGGCGGAGCACGCGATGGAGCTGCCGGACGGTCGCATCTTCCACATCATCACCCATGGGCAGGGCTTGATGCCGGCGCATGGTTCCCAGGTGGCGCCGGAGGACCGGTGGAAGCTGGTCCACTACCTCCGCTCGCTGCAGAACCCCGCGCGCACGGCGCGCAAGGAGACGCCATGA